The proteins below come from a single Dissulfuribacter thermophilus genomic window:
- a CDS encoding DUF6844 domain-containing protein, translating into MREKGMLHRSMLLVAAGCLIVMLVSIVSSIDASGPEADEKAAVASEVQEWRVFATSPGVKILSESTSHPGVVLPHGRNPVEAAYEWLDNKGFEEGRNLYKGKLLYISVGTAVINARPSDPNFIDSRYLAFQRAELEAKAKTAIFLGVDIATRRGSSEREINPEERKELERIINFSANFRKKAAQAGILDQLYTIAKKSARLVEAKLDRQLMDSGVDVAAEKANKARKKAAANARRARLNKLRNISQVSLKAAACAFADVQGTQTIQTFEGSYHNGYQVVVITLWSLNMQRMVDTMVEGRGPAPLPRKRAKQEVLAQLPSDPSQLACLSGVRVFINQHGEHVLLAFGQAGVKVIGGRKDKAYALAGKKARLRAMAAVRSFMGERVFFAATEDMMEVLAQYLDEATGEGSDEYHAISKFQEKIEAVARCQKVRGLHGLFTKELKHPFTGRPMVLKVMAWSPQSQAAAMELGKAIEKGAGAVAHPRPKRQVAPLGPVPEKKGLVSSGEGADPDAF; encoded by the coding sequence ATGAGGGAAAAAGGTATGTTACATCGATCCATGCTGCTTGTGGCCGCAGGTTGTCTCATTGTCATGCTGGTATCCATTGTGTCATCTATTGATGCCAGTGGGCCAGAGGCGGACGAAAAGGCTGCCGTGGCTTCTGAGGTCCAGGAGTGGAGGGTTTTTGCAACCAGTCCGGGGGTCAAGATATTGAGCGAATCCACAAGCCATCCAGGCGTTGTGCTTCCGCACGGCAGGAATCCTGTGGAGGCCGCCTACGAATGGCTTGACAACAAAGGGTTTGAGGAAGGGAGGAACCTCTACAAGGGCAAGCTTCTCTATATCAGCGTGGGAACTGCCGTGATCAATGCAAGGCCCTCTGACCCGAACTTCATCGACAGCCGTTATCTTGCCTTTCAGCGGGCCGAGTTGGAGGCCAAGGCCAAGACTGCCATATTTTTAGGAGTGGATATTGCCACAAGACGCGGCAGTTCTGAGCGCGAGATCAATCCAGAGGAGCGCAAGGAACTGGAGCGGATCATTAACTTTAGCGCCAACTTCAGAAAAAAGGCAGCACAGGCAGGGATCCTGGACCAGCTCTATACCATTGCAAAGAAAAGCGCCAGGCTGGTGGAGGCCAAGCTGGACAGGCAACTCATGGATTCCGGGGTGGATGTTGCTGCCGAAAAGGCAAACAAGGCCAGGAAGAAGGCCGCGGCCAATGCCAGGCGGGCCAGGCTCAACAAGTTGCGCAATATAAGCCAGGTCTCTCTCAAGGCAGCAGCCTGCGCCTTTGCCGATGTCCAGGGGACCCAGACCATCCAGACATTTGAGGGCTCTTATCACAATGGTTACCAGGTGGTGGTGATCACGCTCTGGTCCCTGAATATGCAGCGCATGGTTGACACCATGGTGGAAGGAAGAGGCCCGGCCCCACTCCCAAGAAAGCGGGCCAAACAGGAGGTGCTGGCCCAGCTTCCGTCAGACCCCTCCCAGCTTGCATGTCTGTCTGGAGTAAGGGTATTCATAAACCAGCACGGCGAGCACGTGCTGCTTGCCTTTGGTCAGGCAGGGGTCAAGGTGATTGGCGGCCGCAAAGACAAGGCCTATGCCCTGGCAGGAAAAAAGGCAAGGCTGCGGGCCATGGCAGCAGTGCGCTCCTTTATGGGTGAACGGGTGTTTTTCGCCGCCACCGAGGATATGATGGAGGTCCTTGCGCAGTACCTGGACGAGGCCACAGGAGAAGGCAGCGACGAATACCACGCCATCAGCAAGTTTCAGGAGAAGATCGAGGCAGTGGCCAGATGCCAGAAGGTGCGCGGGCTCCACGGTCTTTTCACCAAGGAACTGAAGCATCCATTCACAGGCAGGCCAATGGTGCTCAAGGTCATGGCATGGTCTCCACAGTCCCAGGCGGCTGCCATGGAACTGGGAAAGGCCATTGAAAAGGGGGCAGGTGCGGTGGCCCATCCAAGGCCCAAAAGACAGGTGGCTCCTCTAGGGCCAGTGCCTGAAAAAAAGGGCCTGGTATCATCAGGAGAGGGGGCAGACCCGGATGCATTTTAA
- a CDS encoding tetratricopeptide repeat protein produces the protein MTIHHLRLLRHFTLLLISFLLLAGRTFPALASSSSPGWNSAPSRLKQAPGVVEQDGWIYATALETVSPGSYRQDKANEIAMKKALASAIRMAGMAAVCGQLTASLEQDQIQDFFLLLAPALPPLRLERMTVLRQWEIGYGQYAMCAVPLSSAAGVVCPFPDLPSAISAYLQSNALSLDGLSFSLGLTPRHSRLASSIRARMGELLAGTGLKCSVTCPSGGRRGSGYGGEIFKLALIQQRRIQAESMVMQARKAGEKGRWTQALDLASRAISVYPACSSAYLLIAEHFMKEGRYPMAVPFLERALAVPGQDQKALKLLVSCLEGCNSPEAELYRLILSRTGRRRSVPDQWSKEATRLSDMGAQVSRLVLLSAGNALEGPAVQADQDFKKAITAYSQATGDEDVALVLDKLLVSRDRYPYCAEAYNLIGACYRNLGRPFLAIPFLLQALRLRPGYDMALVNLGICCKELGLKGATRYYFSHPEVAGSANKWVVKWHRRVMDGGLD, from the coding sequence ATGACAATACACCACCTTCGACTCCTCCGGCACTTTACATTGCTGCTCATTTCCTTTCTTCTCCTGGCTGGGCGCACTTTCCCGGCCTTAGCCTCATCTTCTTCCCCTGGCTGGAACAGTGCGCCTTCCCGGCTCAAACAGGCCCCGGGTGTTGTGGAGCAAGATGGATGGATCTATGCCACTGCGCTTGAAACCGTGTCTCCAGGAAGCTACCGGCAGGATAAGGCCAATGAGATTGCCATGAAGAAGGCCCTTGCCTCTGCTATCCGCATGGCCGGTATGGCCGCGGTGTGTGGGCAGCTTACCGCCTCTTTGGAGCAGGACCAGATCCAGGATTTTTTTCTCCTGCTGGCCCCGGCGCTTCCTCCTCTTCGCCTTGAAAGGATGACTGTTTTGCGGCAATGGGAGATAGGGTATGGCCAATACGCCATGTGTGCGGTTCCCCTATCCTCCGCGGCAGGGGTTGTCTGCCCGTTTCCCGATCTTCCTTCTGCCATCTCCGCTTATCTCCAGTCAAATGCCTTGTCCCTTGATGGGTTATCGTTTTCCCTTGGTTTGACGCCGCGACATTCCAGGCTTGCCTCGTCCATAAGGGCACGGATGGGAGAGTTGTTAGCTGGAACTGGCCTTAAATGTTCGGTTACGTGTCCTTCCGGGGGTAGGCGAGGTTCCGGCTATGGAGGGGAAATATTTAAACTGGCCCTTATACAGCAGAGGCGGATACAGGCTGAATCAATGGTTATGCAAGCCCGTAAAGCAGGGGAAAAGGGCCGCTGGACCCAGGCATTGGATCTGGCCTCCAGGGCAATTTCTGTCTATCCGGCCTGTTCTTCAGCCTATCTGCTCATAGCTGAACATTTCATGAAGGAGGGACGCTATCCGATGGCTGTCCCGTTCCTGGAAAGGGCCTTGGCTGTCCCTGGCCAGGATCAAAAGGCCCTGAAACTTCTGGTCTCGTGCCTTGAAGGCTGCAATAGTCCGGAGGCGGAACTCTACCGCCTGATCTTGTCCCGGACCGGGCGTCGCCGGTCTGTGCCGGACCAGTGGAGCAAGGAGGCCACGAGGCTTTCGGATATGGGTGCCCAGGTCAGTCGCCTGGTGCTACTTAGCGCTGGCAACGCATTGGAAGGCCCTGCAGTCCAGGCGGACCAGGATTTTAAGAAGGCAATCACGGCGTACAGCCAGGCTACTGGGGATGAGGACGTGGCCCTGGTGCTGGATAAGCTTCTTGTCTCAAGGGACCGGTATCCATATTGTGCTGAGGCCTACAATCTTATAGGCGCCTGTTACCGCAATCTGGGAAGGCCTTTCCTGGCCATTCCCTTTTTGCTCCAAGCCCTTAGGTTGCGCCCTGGCTATGACATGGCCTTGGTGAATCTTGGAATTTGTTGCAAGGAGCTTGGGCTGAAGGGGGCAACAAGGTATTATTTCAGCCATCCGGAGGTGGCGGGCAGTGCCAATAAGTGGGTTGTCAAGTGGCATAGGAGGGTTATGGATGGCGGCCTGGATTAG
- a CDS encoding CopG family ribbon-helix-helix protein produces MTTQVIVRIDPDLKNKVSRLAKAEGKNVSEIIRELLESYVKNRDIGQYIDELWERIGTKIKKHGFSKDDIDSIIHQVRTKND; encoded by the coding sequence ATGACCACCCAAGTAATAGTCCGCATTGATCCTGATTTAAAAAACAAAGTTTCCAGGCTGGCTAAGGCTGAAGGAAAGAATGTAAGTGAAATTATAAGGGAATTATTAGAATCTTATGTTAAAAATCGTGACATTGGTCAATATATTGATGAATTATGGGAACGAATTGGAACAAAAATAAAAAAGCATGGTTTCTCTAAGGATGATATAGATTCAATTATTCATCAAGTTAGAACAAAAAATGATTAA
- a CDS encoding PD-(D/E)XK nuclease domain-containing protein, which translates to MLRVLVKGNIDQFSPLVNEFVITTLSFFDVRGKNPEAVYQAFVLGMLLNLGRDYEISSNWELDYGRYDILVVPREDRSRPAILMEMKSIAVFYEEEPEKAIKEAVEQIGRRAYARELEARGFTNVIKLVVVSDGKKVWVKKVEDEHFPAPLH; encoded by the coding sequence ATGCTTCGTGTATTGGTAAAGGGAAATATCGACCAGTTTTCCCCTCTGGTTAATGAGTTTGTAATAACAACTCTCTCTTTTTTCGATGTCAGGGGGAAGAATCCCGAGGCGGTGTATCAGGCGTTCGTATTAGGGATGCTCCTTAATCTGGGCAGGGATTATGAGATAAGCTCAAACTGGGAGCTTGATTACGGACGTTATGACATCCTGGTAGTGCCCAGGGAGGACCGGAGCCGTCCTGCAATCCTCATGGAGATGAAGAGCATAGCGGTTTTTTACGAGGAAGAGCCTGAGAAGGCCATCAAGGAGGCAGTGGAGCAGATAGGAAGGCGCGCCTATGCAAGGGAGCTGGAGGCCCGCGGTTTTACCAACGTCATCAAGCTGGTGGTGGTATCTGACGGCAAGAAGGTGTGGGTGAAGAAGGTGGAGGATGAGCATTTTCCTGCTCCCTTACATTGA
- a CDS encoding lytic transglycosylase domain-containing protein, with the protein MKSGFNVKLVGLVMLFLFFLTALGAGMPGAAPCSVSPDQGVKQDLNSVFESPIEVSGYPYQEEFAKAAARYGLPLPFVLAVARGESFFDPEARSAKGALGIMQIMPKTAGDYGVEPDLLLNPATNIDVGVHLLSDLHKKFKDPYLTLAAYYCGPGGVEKDSGNVGKNCDEYVRYIHSHLKTIVADAKNGNVMEQKGLKRFVLASFDNFLDCRNFIQFIEDRIDGLRLDSFRKEVPYNDYVRYQYQVLVSYRNRGEKQRICAQVQERTGFAFCSM; encoded by the coding sequence ATGAAATCGGGCTTTAATGTTAAACTGGTCGGGCTGGTCATGTTGTTCCTGTTTTTTTTGACAGCGCTTGGTGCCGGGATGCCTGGAGCTGCCCCTTGCTCCGTCTCCCCGGACCAGGGCGTCAAACAGGATCTAAACTCTGTTTTCGAATCTCCGATTGAGGTCAGCGGCTATCCCTACCAGGAGGAGTTCGCCAAGGCCGCTGCCAGGTACGGGCTGCCACTGCCCTTCGTGCTGGCCGTGGCAAGGGGAGAGTCCTTCTTCGATCCCGAGGCGCGAAGTGCCAAGGGGGCCTTAGGGATCATGCAAATCATGCCGAAGACCGCTGGTGATTATGGAGTGGAGCCTGATCTTCTCCTGAACCCGGCAACGAATATAGACGTAGGCGTTCATCTGCTCTCGGATCTCCATAAGAAGTTCAAAGACCCATATCTCACCCTTGCCGCCTATTACTGCGGACCGGGAGGGGTAGAAAAAGATTCGGGCAATGTAGGGAAAAATTGCGATGAATACGTCCGCTACATTCACTCCCATCTCAAGACCATTGTGGCAGATGCCAAAAATGGTAACGTGATGGAACAAAAGGGTCTCAAGCGCTTCGTCCTGGCCAGTTTCGACAATTTCTTGGACTGCCGCAACTTCATCCAGTTCATTGAGGACAGAATAGACGGATTACGGTTGGACAGCTTCAGAAAGGAAGTACCGTATAATGATTACGTGAGGTATCAATATCAGGTACTCGTATCCTACAGGAACAGGGGCGAAAAACAAAGGATCTGCGCTCAGGTGCAGGAGAGGACTGGTTTTGCCTTTTGCAGCATGTGA
- a CDS encoding SUMF1/EgtB/PvdO family nonheme iron enzyme produces the protein MEKRFLLLFVIILLFPAFCSASRGISIRPVAPTGQKVTGDNWLFVIGIDSYLHWPRLKTAVNDARSVRDVLLERYHFDRSHLIELYDEDATRKNIIGKLRYLAKHVREDDTLFIFYAGHGHLDSITKEGSWIPVESGVRDASSWITNHDIKNYLKVDAIKAKHILLVSDSCFAGDFFRGHRGKLPEVTEKVIRKAWELPSRQAITSGGLEPVSDAGFGGNSVFSHFLIAALKENRKPYLIPSDLYPYIQAGVIENAEQYPQYGILQGTGGSQGGEYVFFLKQGARLDDLSAQARARQAELECLKRLEAQQEAARRREAAEIARREAELSALDARIAEMRRKLGTSAATSSDNLDNMLAMVRQKEAQQRRLEELKRKREEEEKKRRAELERLKAEKREKLKKQLQADIDKYKAIVSSPFGKDMKDAAWKSLVSKYPGAAEVPVGRIDIFRFVVVYGIKYELRKPFIEPITGMEFVWVPGGCFEMGCGSWQSDCDSDEKPVHEVCVDGFWIGKYEVTQGQWKRVMGNNPSKFKKGDDYPVERVSWDDAQEFIKRLNSKSGRTFRLPTEAEWEYACRSGGKEEKYCGGSAVDRLAWYWGNSGGSTHRVGTKAPNGLGIHDMSGNVWEWCEDWYDEDYYRNSPRNNPKCPSSGSYRVSRGGSWYFNPRFVRSAYRNRFRPRNRLNYLGFRLVLPPGQAR, from the coding sequence ATGGAGAAGAGATTTTTATTGCTGTTTGTCATAATCCTGCTATTTCCAGCGTTCTGTTCTGCCTCCCGGGGCATATCCATTCGTCCGGTTGCTCCCACAGGCCAGAAGGTGACAGGTGATAACTGGCTCTTTGTAATAGGTATCGACAGCTATCTCCACTGGCCGAGGCTCAAGACAGCGGTAAACGACGCCCGTAGCGTGCGGGACGTGCTCCTTGAGCGGTATCACTTTGACAGGTCCCATCTCATAGAGCTTTATGATGAGGATGCCACCCGGAAAAACATCATAGGCAAGCTCCGCTACCTTGCGAAGCATGTCAGGGAAGACGATACGCTGTTCATTTTCTATGCCGGCCACGGGCACCTTGACTCCATCACCAAGGAGGGTAGCTGGATACCTGTCGAGAGCGGAGTGAGGGATGCGTCCAGTTGGATAACCAACCACGACATCAAGAACTATCTCAAGGTTGACGCCATCAAGGCAAAGCACATCCTGCTGGTTTCAGACTCCTGTTTTGCCGGAGATTTTTTCCGTGGTCACCGTGGAAAGCTCCCTGAGGTCACCGAGAAGGTGATCAGGAAGGCCTGGGAGCTTCCGTCGCGCCAGGCCATCACATCTGGTGGGCTTGAGCCTGTGAGTGACGCCGGTTTTGGAGGCAACAGCGTATTTTCCCATTTTCTCATAGCGGCGCTCAAGGAGAACCGCAAGCCCTACTTGATTCCTTCTGATCTCTATCCTTACATCCAGGCTGGTGTGATAGAGAACGCGGAGCAGTATCCCCAGTATGGAATCCTGCAGGGCACAGGTGGCAGTCAGGGAGGTGAGTATGTTTTTTTTCTTAAGCAGGGGGCCCGGCTTGACGACCTTTCGGCCCAGGCCCGTGCGCGCCAGGCGGAGCTTGAGTGTTTGAAGAGGCTGGAGGCCCAGCAGGAGGCGGCCCGCAGGCGCGAGGCAGCCGAGATAGCCAGGCGCGAGGCGGAGCTGTCGGCCCTTGATGCCCGTATTGCCGAGATGAGGAGAAAACTCGGTACTTCTGCCGCAACCTCTTCAGACAACCTTGACAACATGTTGGCCATGGTGAGGCAGAAGGAGGCCCAGCAGAGACGGCTCGAGGAGTTAAAACGCAAGCGTGAGGAAGAGGAGAAAAAGCGCAGGGCAGAGCTCGAGCGCTTGAAGGCAGAAAAGCGTGAAAAGCTCAAGAAACAGCTTCAGGCAGATATCGACAAGTACAAAGCCATCGTCTCCTCTCCCTTTGGAAAGGATATGAAGGATGCGGCTTGGAAGAGCCTTGTCTCTAAGTATCCAGGGGCGGCCGAGGTTCCTGTGGGCCGTATTGATATTTTTAGGTTTGTAGTGGTTTACGGCATCAAGTATGAGTTGAGAAAACCGTTTATCGAGCCAATTACCGGGATGGAGTTCGTGTGGGTTCCCGGCGGGTGTTTTGAGATGGGGTGCGGATCATGGCAAAGCGATTGTGACAGCGACGAGAAGCCTGTTCATGAGGTGTGCGTCGATGGTTTCTGGATTGGAAAGTACGAGGTGACCCAGGGGCAGTGGAAGCGGGTAATGGGAAATAACCCGTCCAAATTCAAGAAAGGGGATGATTATCCAGTGGAGAGAGTTTCATGGGATGATGCCCAGGAGTTTATAAAAAGGCTCAACTCAAAAAGCGGCCGTACCTTTCGTCTTCCTACAGAGGCGGAGTGGGAATACGCATGCAGGAGCGGCGGGAAGGAGGAAAAATATTGCGGTGGAAGCGCTGTTGACCGTCTGGCTTGGTATTGGGGGAACAGTGGCGGATCAACCCATCGGGTTGGCACAAAGGCCCCCAACGGCCTTGGCATCCATGACATGAGCGGTAACGTCTGGGAGTGGTGTGAGGATTGGTATGATGAGGATTATTACAGGAACAGCCCTCGCAATAACCCGAAATGCCCTTCATCAGGCTCGTACCGGGTTTCTCGCGGCGGTTCCTGGTACTTCAACCCGAGGTTCGTCCGCTCAGCGTACCGCAACAGGTTCAGGCCCAGGAACCGGCTTAATTACTTGGGCTTCCGCCTGGTTCTGCCCCCAGGTCAGGCAAGGTGA
- a CDS encoding SUMF1/EgtB/PvdO family nonheme iron enzyme — protein MGTPRVFRGGSWNDLPRNVRSAYRNRSRPGCRNIYLGFRLVLPPGQAR, from the coding sequence ATAGGCACGCCCCGGGTTTTCCGCGGCGGTTCCTGGAACGACCTCCCGAGGAACGTCCGCTCAGCGTACCGCAACAGGAGCAGGCCCGGTTGCCGGAATATTTACTTGGGCTTCCGCCTGGTTCTGCCCCCAGGTCAGGCAAGGTGA
- a CDS encoding putative toxin-antitoxin system toxin component, PIN family encodes MIKVVVDTSVFISSFFGGNPKKVIDLWKKGEITLCLSNKIVDEYIAVLKRLGLQDGKELQELLDIFAEGHHIIFTAKTPVLSIVHDDPDDNKFIECAVALKAQYIISGDQHLKQIENYMGILILNPKKFSEEFTKNKKR; translated from the coding sequence ATGATTAAAGTTGTGGTTGATACAAGTGTTTTTATTTCTTCATTTTTTGGAGGGAATCCTAAAAAGGTAATTGATTTATGGAAAAAAGGTGAAATTACACTATGTCTTTCCAATAAAATTGTTGATGAATATATAGCTGTCCTGAAAAGATTGGGGCTTCAAGATGGAAAAGAATTACAAGAATTATTGGATATTTTTGCAGAAGGCCATCATATCATTTTCACAGCTAAAACCCCCGTTTTAAGTATTGTGCATGATGATCCAGACGACAATAAATTTATAGAATGTGCTGTAGCTTTAAAAGCTCAATATATTATTTCAGGAGATCAACATCTAAAACAAATCGAGAACTATATGGGGATTTTAATCCTAAATCCCAAAAAATTTTCGGAGGAATTTACAAAAAATAAAAAACGATAA